The following coding sequences lie in one Eschrichtius robustus isolate mEscRob2 chromosome 10, mEscRob2.pri, whole genome shotgun sequence genomic window:
- the CD274 gene encoding programmed cell death 1 ligand 1 isoform X2: MRIYSIFTFMAYCCLLKAFTITVPKDLYVVEYGSNVTLECKFPVDKQLNLLALVVYWEMEDKKIIQFVNGEEDLNVQHSSYNQRALLLKDQLSLGKAALQITDVKLQDAGIYCCLISYGGADYKRITLKVNAPYRKINQTISVDPVTSEHELTCQAEGYPEAEVIWTSSDHRVLSGKTTITSSKREEKLFNVTSTLRINTTANEIFYCIFRRLGHEENSTAELVIPEPYPDPAKKRTHLVILGALLLFLSVTLTIIFCLKRDVRMMDVEKCGTRDMNSKQQNDTQFEET; encoded by the exons ATGAGGATATATAGTATCTTTACATTCATGGCTTACTGTTGTTTGCTGAAAG CATTTACTATCACAGTTCCCAAGGACCTGTATGTGGTAGAGTATGGCAGCAATGTGACATTGGAATGCAAATTTCCAGTAGACAAACAATTAAACCTGTTGGCATTAGTTGTTTACTGGGAAATGGAGGATAAGAAAATTATTCAGTTTGTGAATGGGGAGGAAGACCTGAATGTTCAGCACAGTAGCTACAACCAGAGGGCCCTGCTGTTGAAGGACCAGCTCTCCTTGGGAAAGGCCGCACTTCAGATAACAGATGTGAAATTGCAGGATGCAGGGATTTACTGCTGCTTGATCAGCTATGGCGGTGCTGACTACAAGCGGATTACTTTGAAAGTCAATG CTCCATACCGCAAAATCAACCAAACAATTTCTGTGGATCCAGTCACCTCTGAACATGAACTAACGTGTCAGGCTGAGGGTTACCCTGAGGCTGAAGTCATCTGGACAAGCAGTGACCACCGAGTCCTGAGTGGTAAAACCACCATCACCAgttccaagagggaggagaagcttTTCAATGTGACCAGCACACTAAGAATCAACACAACAGCTAACGAGATTTTCTACTGCATTTTTCggagattaggtcatgaggaaaACAGTACAGCTGAGTTGGTCATCCCAG aaCCATATCCAGATCCAGCAAAAAAGAGGACTCACTTGGTGATTCTGGGAGCTCTCCTGTTGTTCCTTAGTGTAACCCTGACAATCATCTTCTGTCTAAAAAGAGATG tgagaATGATGGATGTGGAAAAATGTGGCACCCGAGATATGAACTCAAAGCAGCAAAATG ATACACAATTTGAGGAGACGTAA
- the CD274 gene encoding programmed cell death 1 ligand 1 isoform X1, whose product MRIYSIFTFMAYCCLLKAFTITVPKDLYVVEYGSNVTLECKFPVDKQLNLLALVVYWEMEDKKIIQFVNGEEDLNVQHSSYNQRALLLKDQLSLGKAALQITDVKLQDAGIYCCLISYGGADYKRITLKVNAPYRKINQTISVDPVTSEHELTCQAEGYPEAEVIWTSSDHRVLSGKTTITSSKREEKLFNVTSTLRINTTANEIFYCIFRRLGHEENSTAELVIPEPYPDPAKKRTHLVILGALLLFLSVTLTIIFCLKRDGISFIVIVSIGVEGKCMRVLLLSQWHLVGRARDAKSPVICRTVPCNRELFYPKC is encoded by the exons ATGAGGATATATAGTATCTTTACATTCATGGCTTACTGTTGTTTGCTGAAAG CATTTACTATCACAGTTCCCAAGGACCTGTATGTGGTAGAGTATGGCAGCAATGTGACATTGGAATGCAAATTTCCAGTAGACAAACAATTAAACCTGTTGGCATTAGTTGTTTACTGGGAAATGGAGGATAAGAAAATTATTCAGTTTGTGAATGGGGAGGAAGACCTGAATGTTCAGCACAGTAGCTACAACCAGAGGGCCCTGCTGTTGAAGGACCAGCTCTCCTTGGGAAAGGCCGCACTTCAGATAACAGATGTGAAATTGCAGGATGCAGGGATTTACTGCTGCTTGATCAGCTATGGCGGTGCTGACTACAAGCGGATTACTTTGAAAGTCAATG CTCCATACCGCAAAATCAACCAAACAATTTCTGTGGATCCAGTCACCTCTGAACATGAACTAACGTGTCAGGCTGAGGGTTACCCTGAGGCTGAAGTCATCTGGACAAGCAGTGACCACCGAGTCCTGAGTGGTAAAACCACCATCACCAgttccaagagggaggagaagcttTTCAATGTGACCAGCACACTAAGAATCAACACAACAGCTAACGAGATTTTCTACTGCATTTTTCggagattaggtcatgaggaaaACAGTACAGCTGAGTTGGTCATCCCAG aaCCATATCCAGATCCAGCAAAAAAGAGGACTCACTTGGTGATTCTGGGAGCTCTCCTGTTGTTCCTTAGTGTAACCCTGACAATCATCTTCTGTCTAAAAAGAGATGGTATTTCCTTTATTGTAATAGTCTCCATTGGGGTTGAGGGGAAGTGTATGAGAGTGCTACTGTTGTCACAATGGCATTTAGTGGGCAGAGCCAGGGATGCTAAATCTCCTGTAATCTGCAGGACAGTCCCATGTAACAGGGAGCTTTTCTACCCAAAATGCTAG